A single region of the Brachypodium distachyon strain Bd21 chromosome 3, Brachypodium_distachyon_v3.0, whole genome shotgun sequence genome encodes:
- the LOC100834419 gene encoding cyanate hydratase has protein sequence MEESSASSAAVVPRLLAAKAECGKSFSDIAAETGLTNVYVAQLLRRQAQLKPETAPKLRAAVPALTDELVELMMRPPFRSYHPEIVHEPAIYRLNEAVMHFGESIKEIINEDFGDGIMSAIDFYCSVDKVRGADGKDRVVVTFDGKYLPYTEQRSEHMMSRLTRDAS, from the exons ATGGAGGAGAGCAGCGCGAGCTCTGCAGCGGTGGTGCCGCGGCTGTTGGCGGCGAAGGCGGAGTGCGGGAAGAGCTTCTCGGACATCGCGGCCGAGACGGGGCTCACCAACGTCTACGTCGCGCAGCTGCTACGCCGCCAGGCGCAGCTTAAGCCCGAGACGGCGCCCAAGTTGCGGGCGGCCGTCCCGGCGCTCACCGACGAGCTCGTCGAGCTCATGATGCGGCCGCCCTTCCGGTCCTACCACCCGGAAATCGTCCACGAGCCCGCCATATACAG ACTGAATGAAGCTGTTATGCATTTTGGAGAGAGCATCAAGGAAATCATCAATGAAGACTTTGGTGATGGGAT CATGTCAGCTATAGACTTCTATTGTTCAGTTGACAAGGTTCGAGGAGCTGATGGAAAAGATCGTGTGGTGGTCACATTTGATGGGAAGTATCTGCCTTACACCGAGCAG AGATCTGAACATATGATGTCAAGATTGACCCGTGACGCATCTTGA
- the LOC112268588 gene encoding protein NPGR2-like translates to MEGRKGRGRLRNFVRRMAMECLCSGEQLKNADETFRSSDSTITKDFSASGYSSRNGEVEQYLDNGNIEEAELSLREGVCLNYEEARALLGRLEYQRGHAEAALRVFDGIDISSLVPKMKISIARKAVRRKTRSQWDSPPMPLHAVSLLMEAIYLKARALHDLGKFKDAAQECRTILDIVEAAIPEGLPAGFGKGCKLNEIICKAVEFLPELWKLGGFSLEAISSYRRSLLNNWNLDGETIANIQKEFAAFLLYSGCEARPPNLHAQLDGSFVPRNNLEEATLLLMILLRKFNLGRVERDPTVMHHLTFALSMSGQLKPLAVQFEELLPGLLDKREWSYNVALCYLAEEDDFTALNLLKRILKSGQDSDNLKELLLASKVCVEKSAHAEGASYARRAIANIHGGCEQLAGTAGVLLGVTLSNQARYAISDAERASWQCEALEVLASAEKNMHVKDSMVMYNLSLENAEQRKLDAAVFYAKKLVKLEAGSELRSWLLLARILSAQKLFADAETIVDAALDQTGKWNQGDLLRTKARIQAAQGQFGAAVGTYTQLLALIQLRTKSFSPRTSLTKGAEDDKNLETETWYDLALLYLGMSQFRDAEVCVSKIRVVNRYSALALHATGKLYEARGLPKEALGAYFRALDLDSKHVPSLVSAAINLRQLGDRPLPSVRCFLTDALQLDRTNHVAWFNLGLLYKEEGGRSAAEAAECFQAATLLEETAPVEPFR, encoded by the exons ATGGAGGGTAggaaagggagaggaagaTTGAGGAATTTTGTCCGGCGGATGGCAATGGAGTGCCTGTGCTCCGGGGAGCAGTTAAAGAATGCAGATGAGACCTTCCGGTCATCAGACTCTACGATCACCAAAGATTTCTCAGCCAGTGGGTATTCGTCGCGGAATGGGGAGGTCGAGCAGTACCTCGATAATGGAAACATCGAGGAAGCCGAGTTGTCGCTCCGGGAGGGCGTCTGCCTTAACTATGAG GAAGCAAGGGCATTGTTAGGAAGGCTAGAGTACCAACGAGGGCATGCAGAAGCAGCACTTCGTGTGTTTGATGGGATAGACATATCTTCATTAGTCCCTAAGATGAAAATCTCAATTGCTAGAAAAGCAGTTCGTCGTAAGACTCGTTCACAGTGGGATTCTCCGCCAATGCCCTTGCATGCTGTCAGCCTACTCATGGAGGCCATATATCTGAAAGCAAGAGCACTTCATGATCTTGGAAAGTTCAAAG ATGCTGCACAAGAGTGCAGAACGATACTGGATATTGTGGAAGCAGCAATACCTGAAGGTTTGCCAGCAGGCTTTGGGAAGGGTTGTAAATTGAATGAGATAATATGCAAGGCTGTAGAGTTTCTTCCCGAGCTGTGGAAATTAGGGGGGTTTTCACTTGAAGCCATATCTTCATATAGGAGGTCTCTTCTCAATAACTGGAATCTTGATGGAGAGACCATAGCTAACATACAAAAGGAATTTGCTGCCTTTCTTCTGTATAGTGGCTGTGAAGCACGCCCACCAAATCTCCATGCTCAGTTGGATGGTTCATTTGTACCACGCAATAATTTAGAAGAGGCGACTCTTCTTTTAATGATTCTGTTGAGAAAGTTCAATCTAGGACGGGTTGAGCGGGATCCCACTGTGATGCATCACCTTACTTTTGCACTGTCCATGTCAGGCCAGCTAAAACCACTCGCTGTACAATTTGAAGAATTGCTACCTGGTCTGCTAGACAAAAGAGAATGGTCGTACAATGTTGCATTGTGTTACCTagcagaagaagatgattttACTGCCCTGAATCTACTCAAAAGGATATTGAAGTCTGGACAGGATTCTGACAATCTCAAAGAACTTCTCCTAGCTTCAAAGGTCTGCGTTGAGAAGAGTGCTCATGCTGAAGGTGCTTCCTATGCACGGAGGGCCATCGCAAATATACATGGAGGATGCGAACAATTAGCAGGCACTGCAGGTGTTTTGCTTGGTGTTACCCTTTCGAATCAAGCTAGATATGCCATATCTGATGCCGAGCGAGCTTCATGGCAATGTGAAGCACTTGAAGTACTTGCGAGTGCTGaaaaaaatatgcatgttAAAGATTCTATGGTAATGTACAATCTCAGCCTTGAAAATGCTGAGCAGAGGAAGTTAGATGCAGCGGTTTTTTATGCCAAAAAACTTGTCAAACTAGAGGCTGGATCAGAGTTGAGGAGTTGGCTTCTTTTAGCTAGGATACTGAGTGCACAAAAACTGTTTGCTGACGCTGAAACCATTGTTGATGCTGCTCTTGATCAGACTGGGAAATGGAATCAAGGAGATCTGTTGCGGACCAAAGCCAGAATTCAGGCTGCACAGGGGCAATTTGGGGCCGCAGTTGGGACATATACCCAACTTCTTGCTTTAATTCAACTTAGAACCAAAAGTTTCAGCCCCAGGACCTCCTTGACAAAG GGTGCTGAAGATGATAAAAACCTGGAAACAGAGACCTGGTATGATCTAGCTCTGTTGTACCTTGGCATGTCACAGTTTAGGGATGCAGAGGTTTGTGTATCAAAGATAAGAGTCGTCAATCGTTATTCTGCCTTGGCTTTGCATGCTACAG GAAAACTTTATGAAGCGAGGGGTCTTCCAAAAGAAGCTTTGGGGGCTTATTTTCGAGCATTAGATCTTGATTCTAAACATGTTCCAAGCTTGGTATCCGCCGCTATTAATCTACGACAACTTGGGGACAGACCATTGCCTTCTGTAAGGTGCTTCCTGACTGATGCACTGCAACTTGATAGAACAAATCATGTGGCATGGTTTAATCTTGGCCTACTCTACAAAGAGGAAGGTGGCAGATCAGCAGCTGAGGCTGCTGAATGTTTCCAAGCTGCTACTCTTCTTGAAGAAACAGCACCTGTAGAACCTTTCAGATGA
- the LOC100834725 gene encoding DExH-box ATP-dependent RNA helicase DExH1: MQSFREKLPAFKMREEFLKAVASNQVLVISGETGCGKTTQLPQFILEEEIDNLRGADCSIICTQPRRISAISVAARVGSERGEELGETVGYQIRLESKRSTQTRLLFCTTGVLLRKLLHVQHSFCFVVTVTALRVSISEDVSIEETKSIFNAVFPLSSPYFNALEEVQDPDLVGVSHLLVDEIHERGMNEDFLIIILRDLLPRRPDLRLVLMSATINAELFSKYFGEAPIMHIPGFTFPIAELFLEDILEKTRYKIKSERDNFQGNSRRKRFASVKNDPISDVFEDVDINKEYGNYSSTTRQSLEAWSATDLDLSLVEGTIEYICRHDGEGAILVFLTGWDEISKLVDKIKGNNLLGNSNKFLVLPLHGSMPTVNQREIFDKAPTNMRKIVLATNIAESSITIDDVVYVIDCGKAKETSYDALNKLACLMPSWISKASAHQRRGRAGRVQPGVCYRLYPKVIHDAMPQFQLPEILRTPLQELCLTIKSLQLGAVASFLAKSLQPPDPLSVKNAIELLKTIGALDDLEELTYLGLKFC, encoded by the exons ATGCAGTCTTTTAGGGAAAAATTACCAGCATTCAAAATGAGAGAGGAGTTTTTGAAAGCAGTAGCATCCAATCAG GTTCTGGTTATTTCTGGTGAGACAGGTTGTGGTAAAACAACACAGCTTCCGCAGTTCATACTAGAAGAGGAGATAGATAACCTTCGGGGTGCTGATTGCAGCATAATATGTACTCAACCCCGCCGTATATCTGCCATATCGGTTGCAGCACGTGTAGGATCTGAGAGAGGTGAAGAACTTGGTGAGACTGTTGGATACCAGATTCGCCTTGAATCAAAACGATCTACACAAACACGACTGCTATTCTGCACGACAGGAGTTTTACTTAGAAAACTG TTGCATGTTCAGCACTCCTTCTGTTTCGTTGTAACTGTCACTGCCTTGAGAGTCTCTATTTCAGAAGATGTCTCTATTGAGGAAACCAAGAGCATATTTAATGCAGTGTTTCCACTTTCTTCCCCCTACTTTAATGCTTTGGAAGAG GTTCAGGATCCTGATTTAGTTGGTGTAAGCCATTTACTAGTTGACGAAATTCATGAACGTGGCATGAATGAAGACTTTCTCATCATAATTCTCCGTGACCTTCTACCGAGGCGTCCTGACCTCCGCCTTGTATTGATGAGTGCAACAATAAATGCTGAACTTTTTTCCAAATACTTTGGAGAAGCTCCAATTATGCATATCCCG GGTTTTACTTTTCCTATTGCGGAGTTGTTTTTGGAAGATATTTTAGAAAAGACCCGCTACAAGATCAAGTCTGAACGTGATAATTTCCAAGGAAATTCTAGAAGAAAGAGGTTTGCATCAGTTAAGAATGACCCGATATCTGATGTTTTTGAG GATGTTGACATTAATAAGGAGTACGGAAATTACAGCAGTACAACAAGGCAGTCCCTTGAAGCTTGGTCTGCCACTGACCTAGATTTGAGCCTT GTGGAAGGAACAATTGAGTACATCTGCCGTCATGACGGAGAAGGTGCAATCCTTGTGTTCCTTACTGGTTGGGATGAAATTTCAAAACTTGTGGACAAGATTAAAGGGAATAATCTACTTGGCAATTCCAATAAATTCCTAGTTCTTCCATTGCATGGTTCTATGCCAACTGTCAATCAGCGTGAAATTTTTGACAAAGCACCAACTAATATGAG AAAAATTGTTCTGGCGACAAATATTGCAGAAAGCAGTATTACAATAGATGATGTTGTATATGTAATTGATTGTGGTAAGGCAAAGGAGACAAGTTATGATGCCTTGAATAAGCTAGCATGCCTTATGCCGTCATGGATATCAAAAGCCTCTGCTCATCAG AGGCGCGGTCGTGCAGGCCGTGTTCAGCCAGGTGTTTGCTATAGGCTGTACCCGAAAGTCATTCATGATGCCATGCCACAGTTTCAGTTGCCTGAGATTCTTAGGACTCCTTTGCAAGAACTGTGTCTCACTATCAAAAGCTTACAACTAGGAGCAGTGGCCTCTTTCTTAGCCAAGTCACTTCAACCTCCAGATCCACTTTCTGTTAAGAATGCAATTGAGCTTCTGAAAACCATTGGAGCACTGGATGATTTGGAGGAGCTCACTTATTTAGGTTTGAAGTTTTGCTGA
- the LOC106866397 gene encoding uncharacterized protein LOC106866397, which translates to MEQLQAQIERVLSRALAAAHRQVQEAKEELSGEKAWLGDLQRLLRMSQQFMVGQVTALHPVRVFHELPVAENHRPDTDTNGENSVPGLSRGTMFDRTHLISVCEVYAANINILLSISVTIVRRNETLPHENGNRTHLFNVIKSPHVRHLTFFGWHIAKHKTKQQCYSQKELQRSAAVLGYRGCEID; encoded by the exons ATGGAGCAGCTGCAGGCGCAGATCGAGCGGGTGCTCTCCAgggccctcgccgccgcgcacaGGCAAGTGCAG GAAGCCAAGGAGGAGTTATCTGGAGAGAAGGCGTGGCTTGGGGATCTGCAGAGACTGCTTAGGATGAGCCAGCAGTTTATGGTAGGCCAGGTTACTGCCCTGCACCCTGTGAGAGTCTTCCATGAACTGCCGGTCGCAGAAAACCATCGTCCGGATACTGATACTAATGGTGAGAATTCAGTACCAGGTCTCTCCCGAGGAACAATGTTTGATAGGACGCACTTGATTTCTGTGTGTGAAGTATATGCGGCTAACATAAAC ATCCTTCTATCAATTTCTGTAACCATTGTGAGAAGAAATGAGACACTTCCACACGAGAACGGAAATAGAACACATCTTTTCAATGTTATCAAATCTCCACACGTTCGTCACTTGACATTTTTTGGTTGGCACATAGCAAAGCATAAAACAAAGCAGCAGTGTTACAGTCAGAAGGAGCTTCAGAGGTCAGCAGCTGTGTTGGGCTATAGGGGTTGTGAGATTGATTAA